In Silene latifolia isolate original U9 population chromosome X, ASM4854445v1, whole genome shotgun sequence, the following proteins share a genomic window:
- the LOC141619994 gene encoding uncharacterized protein LOC141619994 codes for MLGKYVWWLAEKTDHLWIRWVNHMYIKGQNWLDYSPTVSSSWIWRKICQVKDLLKPGFCHGKWSTNGGVYSVSAGYNWLQGSLIPVPWYPIIWNRFTLPKHSIIGWLAIQYRLLTKDRMFRFGILVDGHCDMCLDHLEDHTHLLYGCRFSSCCWKMLATWLNVSFPATGILDWCIRWRCRSLMKKQIVIAAITAMIYQIWNARNICRVDNKMVHPSFAVRAVTDIVQRRGQAWKWTSKFQRMHWVPWM; via the coding sequence ATGTTAGGCAAGTATGTATGGTGGTTAGCTGAGAAAACTGATCACTTATGGATTCGTTGGGTCAACCACATGTACATCAAAGGTCAAAACTGGTTGGATTACTCTCCCACTGTAAGTTCCAGCTGGATTTGGAGGAAAATCTGCCAAGTCAAGGATTTGCTCAAACCTGGTTTCTGTCATGGCAAATGGAGTACCAATGGAGGGGTCTATAGTGTGTCTGCAGGGTATAATTGGCTTCAGGGTAGTCTGATTCCAGTCCCATGGTACCCTATAATTTGGAACAGATTTACTCTTCCCAAACATTCCATTATAGGGTGGTTGGCTATCCAATATCGTCTCTTGACAAAGGATAGAATGTTCAGATTTGGCATACTTGTTGATGGGCACTGTGATATGTGCTTGGATCATTTGGAGGATCATACTCATTTACTATATGGATGTCGGTTTAGCTCCTGCTGCTGGAAGATGCTTGCTACCTGGTTAAATGTCTCTTTCCCTGCAACTGGAATACTAGACTGGTGCATAAGGTGGAGGTGTAGGTCTCTGATGAAAAAACAAATTGTTATTGCTGCCATTACGGCCATGATCTATCAGATTTGGAATGCCCGCAACATTTGCAGAGTGGACAATAAGATGGTTCATCCTTCTTTTGCAGTACGAGCTGTTACTGATATTGTTCAGAGAAGAGGGCAAGCATGGAAGTGGACGTCTAAATTCCAACGAATGCATTGGGTACCTTGGATGTAA